Proteins found in one Quercus robur chromosome 2, dhQueRobu3.1, whole genome shotgun sequence genomic segment:
- the LOC126716173 gene encoding uncharacterized protein LOC126716173 has translation MSQVQLAVSTVSARSSRWIPPPGLSYKPNFDAAIFQDGEASGFGVVIRNNGGEVMAALSARGPAVSDNEEAEVLACRKALEFAADSGFTELILEGDNSVVMNAISSSRMFQSRLGHLYSDVNCLATGLPVLSLSCVVRSANSVAHFLARFAQCINEDMIWLEESPQPALEALYFDAH, from the coding sequence ATGTCCCAAGTCCAACTGGCTGTGTCGACAGTTAGTGCGAGAAGCTCAAGATGGATTCCCCCGCCAGGCCTGAGTTACAAGCCTAACTTTGATGCAGCCATCTTCCAGGACGGTGAGGCGTCGGGTTTCGGGGTGGTGATCCGGAATAATGGTGGGGAGGTTATGGCGGCTCTTTCTGCAAGAGGACCGGCCGTCTCTGACAATGAGGAAGCGGAAGTTTTGGCTTGTAGGAAGGCGTTGGAGTTTGCTGCAGATTCGGGCTTCACTGAGCTGATACTTGAAGGAGACAACTCGGTGGTTATGAACGCCATTTCAAGCTCACGCATGTTCCAGTCCAGGTTGGGCCATCTGTATTCCGACGTCAACTGCCTGGCTACGGGACTACCTGTACTTTCGCTATCCTGTGTGGTTCGTTCAGCTAACTCCGTGGCGCACTTTCTAGCTCGTTTTGCACAATGTATCAATGAGGATATGATTTGGCTGGAGGAATCCCCTCAACCGGCCTTGGAAGCTTTGTACTTTGATGCACACTAA